In Aedes albopictus strain Foshan chromosome 3, AalbF5, whole genome shotgun sequence, the following are encoded in one genomic region:
- the LOC134290679 gene encoding uncharacterized protein K02A2.6-like, giving the protein MSNQDLKDAILRLTELVASQQQQISLLNRAGQVNQPGSERIIETLATGIEDFYYDPDGGVFFDAWYARYEDVFKVDGKNLDDPAKVRLLLRKIGTKFHERYVNSILPKHPRDFGLDETVNKLKKLYGRQTSLFNDRYRCLQYIKNDADDFSSYAASVNKHCEAFQLSKLSDDQFKALRFVCGLQSSRDADIRTRLISKLEAEETAPPAEGTKLTLENLVEECHRFNNLKQDTKMIEKPVLEKSIVNAVSSKLAKKKKPKSPCWLCGDLHFVKECSYQDHFCGKCKRKGHKEGYCSTAETKSRPGRKFDKSKTKEYVKSKGISVKRIDLQGKRKFVTLGINGNQATLQLDCASDITIIATPTWEAIGKPAIEASEIAAISASGDRINIVGEFKAQLTIKNSTNEGIVYVSSNPDLNVLGIDTIELFDLWAVPFNSLVNAVHQKPQDTVEKLRLKFPEVFQSSLGKCTKAKVKLYLKPDARPVYCPKRPVAYAALPKVDAELQRLQDKGIISPVKFSDWATPIVVVRKSDNVSVRICGDYSTGLNNALESDGHPLPHPDDIFADLAGCRYFSQLDLSDAYLQVEVEEESQKYLTINTHRGLFKYNRLPPGIKSAPGAFQRIIDSMVAGIPGVKPYLDDIMIAGRTKEEHDQRLNEVLERIKAYGFHLRMDKCRFGLSQIKFLGHIIDQDGLRPDPAKTSAISQMPAPKNVSQLRSYLGAINYYGRFVKQMKDLRAPMDYLLGKNCHLKIYNLKKCYLR; this is encoded by the coding sequence ATGTCCAACCAGGATTTGAAGGACGCAATTCTCCGGCTCACCGAACTGGTAGCAAGTCAGCAACAACAGATATCATTGCTCAACCGGGCCGGTCAAGTCAACCAACCGGGTAGCGAGAGGATCATCGAAACGCTGGCCACGGGAATTGAAGATTTCTATTACGATCCTGACGGTGGAGTATTTTTCGACGCTTGGTATGCCCGTTACGAAGACGTTTTCAAGGTCGACGGCAAGAATCTGGACGATCCGGCGAAGGTGAGGCTACTCTTGAGGAAGATTGGCACCAAGTTCCATGAGCGGTACGTCAACAGTATCCTGCCCAAGCATCCTCGCGATTTTGGCCTGGACGAAACGGTGAACAAACTCAAGAAACTCTACGGCCGACAGACCTCGCTCTTCAACGATAGATACCGCTGTCTCCAGTACATCAAGAACGATGCCGACGATTTTTCAAGTTACGCTGCCTCCGTGAACAAGCACTGCGAAGCGTTCCAGCTGTCCAAGCTTTCGGATGACCAGTTCAAGGCTCTTCGTTTTGTCTGCGGCCTACAGTCTTCACGGGATGCAGACATTCGGACACGCTTGATCAGCAAGCTTGAAGCTGAAGAAACTGCTCCTCCGGCGGAAGGTACGAAGCTGACACTTGAAAACCTTGTTGAGGAGTGCCATCGGTTCAACAATTTGAAACAGGACACGAAAATGATCGAGAAACccgttctggagaaatccattgtCAACGCCGTTTCATCGAAGCTTGCGAAAAAGAAGAAACCAAAATCTCCATGCTGGCTATGCGGTGACCTACACTTCGTGAAAGAATGCTCCTATCAAGACCATTTTTGTGGCAAGTGTAAGCGGAAGGGGCATAAAGAGGGATACTGTTCTACGGCGGAAACGAAATCCAGACCTGGAAGAAAATTCGATAAATCGAAGACGAAAGAGTATGTGAAGTCTAAAGGAATTTCGGTGAAGCGTATCGACCTCCAAGGAAAGAGGAAATTCGTCACTCTTGGAATCAACGGAAATCAGGCGACGCTTCAACTGGATTGTGCATCGGATATCACGATTATCGCTACACCGACCTGGGAAGCAATCGGGAAACCAGCTATCGAAGCCTCGGAGATCGCAGCTATCAGCGCTTCCGGTGACAGAATCAACATCGTTGGCGAATTCAAGGCCCAGCTTACCATCAAGAATTCAACAAACGAAGGTATTGTCTACGTGTCATCAAACCCAGATTTGAATGTCCTTGGAATAGACACAATCGAACTGTTCGATCTGTGGGCTGTACCCTTCAATTCGCTGGTGAACGCTGTCCATCAAAAGCCGCAAGACACCGTTGAGAAACTCCGTTTGAAGTTCCCCGAAGTGTTCCAGAGCTCACTTGGTAAGTGCACAAAAGCAAAAGTGAAACTATACCTGAAACCCGATGCCCGTCCAGTGTACTGTCCAAAACGACCAGTCGCATATGCAGCACTTCCAAAGGTTGATGCCGAACTCCAACGCCTTCAAGACAAGGGAATAATCTCTCCAGTGAAGTTTTCCGACTGGGCCACACCGATAGTCGTGGTCCGGAAATCTGACAACGTGTCCGTTCGAATTTGTGGCGATTACTCTACCGGACTGAACAATGCGCTAGAATCAGATGGACACCCACTTCCGCACCCAGACGATATTTTCGCTGATCTTGCAGGCTGCCGATATTTTTCCCAACTCGATCTTTCGGATGCGTACCTGCAAGTCGAGGTTGAGGAGGAATCGCAAAAGTACCTGACCATCAACACTCATCGAGGACTGTTCAAATACAACCGCTTGCCACCTGGAATCAAGTCCGCCCCCGGTGCATTTCAACGAATCATCGATAGCATGGTCGCCGGCATTCCAGGAGTTAAACCGTATCTGGATGACATCATGATTGCCGGTAGGACTAAGGAGGAACACGATCAACGTCTCAATGAAGTTCTGGAAAGGATCAAGGCATACGGATTTCATTTGAGGATGGATAAATGTCGCTTTGGTCTCTCACAAATCAAGTTCCTAGGACACATCATCGATCAAGACGGCTTACGACCAGATCCAGCGAAGACAAGTGCTATTTCGCAGATGCCAGCTCCCAAGAACGTGTCGCAGCTTCGATCATACCTTGGAGCCATCAATTATTATGGACGTTTCGTCAAGCAAATGAAGGATCTACGAGCACCCATGGACTACTTGCTGGGGAAGAACTGCCACCTGAAGATATACAACCTGAAGAAATGCTACCTCCGTTAA